A stretch of the Pseudoalteromonas phenolica genome encodes the following:
- a CDS encoding TonB-dependent receptor → MSTNNKKPLAVLISSILMASTASFSSSSLAQGAQTDEVEVIQVRGIRGSVVKSINAKRYANSIVDAVSSEDIGKFPDQNVAESLQRITGVSMSRNFGEGERISIRGTSENQNRTLLNGQAVGSADWWVDSSASRGFNYTMLPSEIVSGLEVYKSPEADIDEGSIGGTVIVKTRKPLDLDANKIAGSVIMQHSEVSGETDPQLAGLYSWKNDEESIGALVSVFRQERNLRRDGIEAWSWTHRDETLEDGTVVENVYTPGGGGSAMFTQGRVRTGFNFTLQYRPSDNMDVTFNALNSTLEANNANQNFLWLPGYGGSKYQSLDIVDHAKVGKFAQAGTLGLSPDGNNILDETKIRNSKLKTNSYDLKLIHDGEIWKSSYHIGVTEGSGGTQTDRSVGWEGNAVHSYNAQNVESIETSYAKDPADGKHWNLGFLRYDSNDALDKEYYGQTDFERAIDVAVFSKIKMGVKYRDHKRENVRLRSQTRTDLNWNLADYSFVAPSDFLSGIGTSGTLKSYAMTDLDKTRAAGDALSWQYDYLYDSNFAITEKILASYIKADIDADGMRGNLGVRLVETKQTTGAYVGPADAKVWQEEDKSYFDILPSINLAVDIEEDMILRFSAARVMTRPDYAAMTNATTYNTETRVGTGGNSNIDPYRATQFDVGYEWYFSDAGIFSSALFYKDLQSTLGENTQTETFDNVEIEISRPINGPAGTLKGIELGYQTELAEGFGIAANYTFVDGESKDLEGNDILIPGISEHTFNFSTYYENETYSGRISYNYRTGYDTGRAWPGYQDAYGQIDASFNYNINENITAVFEVINLTDEHTFSYQEEGVKQALTGVYKDGRRFMAGLRFSF, encoded by the coding sequence ATGAGTACAAATAATAAAAAGCCGCTTGCTGTTTTAATCAGCAGCATTCTTATGGCATCAACAGCAAGTTTTAGTTCATCGAGTTTAGCACAAGGTGCACAAACAGATGAAGTTGAAGTGATCCAAGTCAGAGGGATCCGTGGCAGTGTTGTTAAATCAATCAACGCTAAGCGCTACGCTAACTCTATAGTCGATGCGGTATCTTCTGAAGATATTGGTAAATTTCCAGATCAAAACGTCGCGGAATCCTTGCAGCGTATAACAGGTGTCTCAATGAGCCGTAACTTTGGTGAAGGTGAGCGTATTAGTATCCGTGGTACATCTGAAAACCAAAATAGAACATTACTCAATGGACAAGCTGTTGGTTCAGCTGATTGGTGGGTAGACTCATCAGCAAGCCGTGGCTTTAACTATACAATGCTCCCTTCTGAAATTGTATCAGGTTTAGAAGTATATAAGTCACCAGAAGCTGACATCGACGAGGGCTCAATTGGTGGTACTGTTATCGTTAAAACCCGTAAACCTCTTGATTTAGATGCAAATAAAATTGCTGGTTCTGTCATTATGCAACACAGTGAAGTATCTGGTGAAACAGATCCGCAGTTAGCTGGTTTATATAGCTGGAAAAATGATGAAGAATCAATTGGTGCCTTAGTCTCGGTATTTAGACAAGAGCGAAACCTACGCCGCGATGGTATCGAAGCTTGGAGCTGGACGCATCGTGATGAGACGCTTGAGGATGGTACTGTTGTAGAAAATGTTTATACGCCTGGTGGCGGTGGCTCTGCCATGTTTACTCAAGGTCGTGTAAGAACTGGCTTTAATTTTACGCTTCAATATCGCCCTTCGGATAACATGGATGTTACTTTTAATGCATTAAATTCGACATTAGAAGCAAATAACGCAAACCAAAACTTCCTGTGGTTACCAGGATACGGTGGTTCAAAATATCAATCTCTAGATATCGTTGACCACGCCAAAGTAGGCAAGTTTGCGCAGGCTGGCACCCTTGGTTTGTCTCCAGATGGTAATAACATTTTAGATGAAACTAAAATTCGTAACTCTAAACTTAAAACAAATTCTTATGATCTTAAGCTAATTCATGATGGCGAAATCTGGAAATCAAGTTACCACATCGGTGTAACTGAAGGTTCAGGTGGTACTCAAACAGACCGTAGTGTTGGCTGGGAAGGTAATGCAGTTCATAGTTACAATGCGCAAAACGTCGAAAGCATTGAAACCAGCTATGCAAAAGACCCTGCCGACGGCAAACACTGGAATTTAGGGTTTTTACGTTATGACTCAAATGATGCTTTAGATAAAGAATATTATGGCCAAACTGACTTTGAACGTGCCATTGATGTTGCAGTGTTCAGTAAAATCAAAATGGGTGTGAAATATCGTGACCACAAACGTGAAAACGTTCGACTTCGTTCGCAAACTCGAACTGATTTAAATTGGAACCTAGCGGATTATTCCTTCGTAGCACCGAGTGACTTCTTATCAGGTATTGGTACATCTGGTACTTTAAAAAGTTATGCAATGACTGACTTAGATAAGACTAGAGCGGCTGGTGACGCATTATCTTGGCAATATGATTACCTTTATGACAGTAATTTCGCAATCACTGAAAAGATCTTAGCCAGTTATATAAAGGCCGATATAGATGCTGACGGAATGCGAGGTAATTTGGGTGTTCGTCTTGTTGAAACTAAACAAACAACCGGTGCTTATGTAGGCCCTGCTGATGCAAAGGTTTGGCAAGAAGAAGATAAAAGTTATTTTGATATACTTCCTAGTATCAACCTTGCTGTAGATATTGAAGAAGACATGATCTTACGCTTCAGTGCTGCACGTGTTATGACCCGTCCAGATTATGCTGCAATGACAAATGCAACCACCTATAACACTGAAACGCGTGTAGGTACGGGTGGTAACTCAAATATAGATCCTTATCGCGCAACTCAATTTGACGTTGGTTACGAGTGGTACTTCTCTGACGCAGGTATTTTCTCTTCTGCTCTTTTCTATAAAGATTTGCAATCAACACTTGGTGAAAATACCCAAACTGAAACATTTGATAATGTTGAAATCGAGATCAGCCGCCCTATTAATGGCCCGGCAGGTACTCTGAAAGGTATCGAATTAGGCTATCAAACTGAGTTGGCAGAAGGTTTTGGTATAGCTGCGAACTATACATTTGTAGATGGTGAGTCAAAAGATCTTGAGGGTAATGACATTCTTATCCCAGGCATTTCAGAACATACATTCAACTTCAGCACTTACTACGAAAATGAGACTTACAGTGGTCGAATTTCATATAACTACCGTACGGGTTATGACACTGGCCGAGCATGGCCTGGTTATCAAGATGCGTATGGTCAAATTGATGCATCATTTAATTACAACATCAATGAGAATATTACCGCTGTTTTCGAAGTGATTAATTTAACAGATGAGCACACTTTCAGTTATCAAGAAGAAGGTGTGAAGCAAGCGCTAACAGGTGTTTACAAAGATGGTAGACGCTTTATGGCAGGTTTGCGTTTCAGTTTTTAA
- a CDS encoding threonine/serine ThrE exporter family protein: MNTASFTQKRKFIVKLGKMLHKYGTPAYRLEAHLMEVATHLNLKSSFVMSPTSVTFVIWTDGHEEEYTHVARVEPGDHDLGSLADTDDVVTRMLAGELTIEEADANLETIDTSKNPFNNWFTGFAFMVSGAAFAMLMGTSWNDVLWSGLISLVVFLFVLWSARSKRVTHMLEPLVAIAAAIAACAVSSYIDPGVNIRLVVLSSIIVFIPGLALALGFAELSARHLVSGTARVMDAVMLLFKLYFGAFLGISIGFALFGKTDFIQPEALPKWTAWLAILLLCSSLIIIFRTKLKHASWSIASGFIAYAASISAAVYFDYSIGAFVGAFAVGVFSNLFNRVVNAPASIVAMQGLIVLVPGSKTYIGLNSLIEGQSFVNADQIGQQTFLIFMSLVAGLIFANVALPPKKSL; the protein is encoded by the coding sequence TTGAACACAGCTAGTTTTACGCAAAAAAGAAAGTTTATTGTTAAGCTTGGCAAAATGCTGCACAAATATGGTACACCAGCATATCGACTTGAAGCACATTTAATGGAAGTCGCAACGCATTTAAACTTAAAATCATCTTTCGTTATGTCACCTACTTCTGTGACCTTTGTAATTTGGACTGACGGTCACGAAGAAGAATATACCCATGTTGCACGTGTTGAACCTGGTGATCATGACTTAGGCTCATTAGCTGACACTGATGATGTTGTTACTAGAATGCTGGCTGGTGAATTAACCATCGAAGAAGCCGATGCGAACCTTGAAACCATAGATACTAGCAAAAACCCGTTTAATAATTGGTTTACTGGGTTTGCGTTTATGGTTTCAGGTGCTGCTTTTGCGATGCTAATGGGCACTAGTTGGAACGATGTATTATGGTCAGGTTTAATTTCGCTGGTTGTGTTTTTATTTGTACTCTGGTCAGCTCGATCTAAACGTGTAACCCATATGCTAGAGCCACTGGTTGCAATAGCTGCCGCAATAGCAGCCTGTGCAGTAAGTAGCTATATTGACCCAGGGGTAAACATTCGACTTGTTGTCTTATCTTCGATCATTGTATTTATCCCAGGTCTTGCTTTGGCTCTTGGTTTTGCTGAATTATCCGCAAGACACTTAGTATCTGGTACTGCTCGTGTTATGGACGCAGTTATGCTGCTATTTAAACTTTATTTTGGTGCTTTTTTAGGTATCAGTATTGGTTTCGCCCTATTTGGGAAAACTGACTTTATACAACCAGAAGCATTACCTAAATGGACAGCTTGGTTAGCTATATTACTGTTATGTAGTAGCTTAATTATCATCTTTAGAACCAAACTAAAACATGCAAGTTGGTCTATCGCTTCAGGCTTTATCGCCTATGCGGCAAGTATCAGTGCTGCAGTCTATTTTGACTACAGCATCGGTGCGTTCGTTGGTGCTTTTGCCGTTGGCGTATTTAGTAATTTATTTAACCGTGTGGTGAATGCGCCAGCCTCAATTGTGGCTATGCAAGGTTTGATTGTTTTGGTTCCTGGTTCAAAAACATATATTGGTTTAAACTCATTAATTGAAGGCCAAAGCTTCGTAAATGCAGACCAAATTGGTCAACAAACATTTTTAATCTTCATGTCTTTGGTCGCGGGATTAATTTTTGCTAACGTAGCTTTGCCACCAAAGAAAAGTCTTTAA
- a CDS encoding glycosyltransferase family 4 protein, producing the protein MSKRVLVIGYVWPEPNSSAAGTHMMSLLKTFRNQNWQVEFATPSQPTEHMIDLNDFGISSREIALNCSSFDDYITSYNPDIVMFDRFMMEEQFGWRVDKFAPDAIKILDTEDLQCLRQARHTAHKGKRDFTLTDLQSDIAKREIAAILRCDLSLIISSFEMTLLESHFKVDLNLCHHLPFMVNLEKLPKSLPEFEQRAHFMTIGNFRHAPNWDAVLYLQEIWPLIKKQLPEAELHIYGSYPPPKATALHNPKTGFLIKGWTEDANKVMQNAKVCLAPLRFGAGIKGKLLEAMINQTPSVTTDIGAEGMTDGHDWPGLIANNTNDFVNAAVKLYQEESLFNESKNASRGLLSSFYNQQHLEESLVKRIVEIANDLTTHRMHNFTGQMLKHHTMKSTQYMAQWIEAKNKNISQ; encoded by the coding sequence ATGAGCAAACGTGTTTTAGTAATTGGTTATGTGTGGCCTGAGCCAAATTCATCAGCTGCTGGAACACATATGATGTCTTTATTGAAGACGTTTCGAAATCAAAACTGGCAAGTTGAGTTTGCAACGCCTTCGCAACCAACAGAGCATATGATTGACCTTAATGATTTTGGGATCAGCAGTAGAGAGATTGCTTTAAACTGTTCGAGTTTTGATGATTACATCACAAGCTATAACCCTGATATAGTGATGTTTGACCGTTTTATGATGGAAGAGCAATTTGGTTGGCGAGTTGATAAATTTGCTCCAGATGCCATCAAAATTCTAGATACTGAAGATTTACAGTGTCTAAGACAGGCAAGACACACTGCGCATAAAGGTAAACGAGACTTTACCTTAACAGATCTACAAAGTGACATTGCTAAGCGCGAGATCGCTGCAATATTACGTTGCGACTTAAGTTTAATTATCTCCAGTTTCGAAATGACTTTGCTCGAGTCACATTTCAAAGTAGATTTGAACCTATGCCACCACCTACCGTTTATGGTTAATCTAGAGAAATTGCCAAAGTCTTTACCTGAATTTGAGCAAAGAGCCCACTTTATGACCATAGGTAACTTTAGACACGCTCCTAATTGGGATGCGGTTTTGTACTTACAAGAAATTTGGCCACTTATAAAAAAACAGCTGCCTGAAGCTGAGCTGCATATTTACGGCTCATACCCGCCTCCGAAAGCCACAGCCTTGCATAACCCAAAAACGGGCTTTCTAATTAAAGGCTGGACGGAAGATGCGAATAAGGTGATGCAAAATGCCAAAGTCTGCTTAGCACCTTTAAGGTTTGGTGCTGGTATTAAAGGCAAACTGTTAGAAGCGATGATAAACCAAACACCGAGTGTGACCACTGATATTGGTGCTGAAGGCATGACAGATGGCCATGATTGGCCGGGGTTAATTGCGAATAACACGAACGATTTTGTCAATGCTGCCGTAAAGCTTTACCAAGAAGAAAGTTTGTTCAATGAGAGCAAAAATGCTTCTAGAGGACTTTTATCGTCTTTTTATAATCAACAACATTTAGAAGAGTCATTAGTGAAGCGAATTGTTGAAATTGCAAATGATCTAACCACGCACAGAATGCATAATTTCACGGGTCAAATGTTAAAACATCACACCATGAAAAGTACGCAATACATGGCACAGTGGATAGAAGCAAAAAACAAAAATATTTCACAATAA
- a CDS encoding alpha/beta hydrolase family protein: MNRTISSIFGAFFVTLLVSSEAVANANTFGFKTPTEEFARLVEVQSTPDILMSPDNAWLVELSEHAIGSSKQVQPQLSLFGIDFNPYNYSRASLKRYADIEIRHVISGSVLSINNLPEGEIRDVQWSANSRYLSLVLEQVNSATLWVYDVKTRRLEQVTQSTLNGFLTTSPYQWLPDSTGFVVNIAVNHGKPLLEEPVEPKKEQRIIIPNQEGLVITEYFHSVEEIAEPTQSELTTSDALQVTAEPEPSEVTNQLDESTLLTSEALKSDPVADQFKFFAQGQLIKISLSGLAKPIGQATFLKHFDVSPDSTNLIVNMVDNPITSDRPLENFANVWQVWGMTGHALYELAVNPLVETLDSPVVQKHKFQWRLDKGATVLWAEAKPDGSDNLFTVSAPFRKAPQVFATLDWKLDKIDWFNDSLALLTEKSLDDNKRRQSIITPRDADQRRVEFKTFTEDKSSQTWHKFIKQRNDLGTEALKVVGGRYLFVHSQKIEGDSVIQLLERFDAKTNSKSTVWQSQPEFSESLIALLDDEGMRFLFSKETQLQPTNFFISDLTFNTLEQLTRNTHPIEGFIGVKKEQLQYRRADGQTLTANLYLPSNYDATQGSLPVLFWLGADIYNKKGEFVTSNHRDMVAYVAKGIAILENPGMPSLRSAASSAAFMTDLKSSFKAATDALIAKGVAELGKISISGHGAGATLASLALANTDYFSSGILRSGQYNVTMSSKGYLDSDKAYWQNAPLFSGVSAFNSVDKINVPVLIIHGKDDDKAKTLQSELLYQTLLSLDKEARLVLLPNESHEYQSVETILHVLWEQEQWLEKWVLPKPEGYLLNSANFQQH, translated from the coding sequence ATGAATCGCACAATTTCGTCTATATTTGGCGCTTTTTTCGTTACATTACTGGTGTCATCTGAAGCAGTAGCGAATGCCAATACGTTCGGATTCAAAACACCAACAGAGGAATTCGCTCGATTAGTCGAAGTGCAATCTACACCTGATATACTCATGAGCCCCGATAATGCTTGGCTTGTAGAGTTATCAGAACATGCAATCGGATCATCGAAGCAAGTTCAACCTCAACTTTCTTTGTTTGGTATCGACTTTAACCCATACAATTACTCGCGAGCATCACTCAAACGTTACGCTGATATTGAAATACGTCACGTTATTTCTGGTTCTGTACTTAGCATCAATAACCTACCTGAAGGTGAGATTAGAGATGTGCAGTGGTCAGCGAATAGTCGTTATTTAAGTCTTGTGTTGGAGCAAGTCAACTCTGCAACGCTCTGGGTTTACGACGTTAAAACCAGACGGTTAGAGCAAGTAACCCAATCGACCTTGAATGGTTTCTTAACAACTTCTCCTTACCAATGGTTACCGGATAGCACGGGGTTTGTGGTTAATATTGCTGTGAACCATGGCAAACCGTTATTAGAAGAGCCCGTAGAGCCTAAAAAAGAGCAACGCATTATTATCCCAAATCAAGAAGGCTTAGTTATAACTGAGTACTTTCATTCTGTAGAGGAAATTGCTGAACCGACTCAAAGCGAGCTAACTACTAGTGATGCATTACAAGTAACGGCCGAACCTGAGCCAAGTGAAGTCACAAATCAGCTTGATGAAAGTACATTGCTGACTTCTGAAGCGCTTAAGTCAGACCCTGTTGCTGACCAGTTTAAATTTTTTGCACAAGGTCAACTTATTAAAATCAGCTTAAGTGGACTTGCAAAGCCGATAGGTCAAGCGACCTTTCTAAAACACTTTGATGTCTCTCCTGATTCAACCAATTTAATCGTTAATATGGTTGATAATCCAATTACATCAGATAGACCGCTTGAAAACTTTGCCAACGTTTGGCAAGTCTGGGGCATGACAGGTCATGCTTTATATGAGTTAGCAGTAAATCCACTCGTTGAAACTTTAGATTCACCCGTTGTACAAAAACATAAGTTTCAATGGCGTTTGGATAAAGGCGCAACGGTTTTATGGGCAGAAGCTAAACCAGATGGTTCAGATAACTTATTTACTGTCAGTGCACCGTTTCGCAAGGCGCCTCAAGTGTTCGCAACATTAGATTGGAAACTAGATAAGATAGACTGGTTTAACGACAGTTTGGCATTACTGACAGAAAAGTCTTTAGATGATAATAAACGTCGACAAAGTATTATCACACCACGAGATGCAGACCAACGTCGTGTTGAATTTAAAACATTCACTGAAGATAAATCTTCTCAAACTTGGCATAAATTTATTAAACAAAGAAATGATTTAGGTACAGAGGCACTTAAAGTAGTCGGTGGTCGATATTTATTTGTGCATAGCCAGAAAATTGAAGGTGATTCTGTTATTCAATTACTTGAACGTTTCGATGCAAAAACAAACAGCAAGTCGACAGTTTGGCAATCTCAACCTGAATTTTCTGAGTCTTTAATTGCGTTACTAGATGACGAAGGCATGCGCTTTTTATTCAGTAAAGAGACTCAGTTGCAGCCTACAAACTTTTTCATTAGCGATTTAACATTCAACACTCTTGAGCAATTAACTAGAAATACGCACCCTATTGAAGGTTTTATTGGTGTGAAAAAAGAGCAGTTGCAATATCGTCGCGCTGATGGTCAAACCTTAACAGCTAATTTATATTTACCGAGTAATTACGATGCAACCCAGGGTAGCTTACCAGTCTTATTTTGGCTAGGTGCTGATATCTACAATAAGAAAGGTGAATTTGTTACTAGTAATCATAGAGATATGGTTGCATATGTCGCAAAAGGTATCGCAATTTTAGAAAACCCGGGCATGCCAAGTTTAAGAAGTGCGGCTTCAAGCGCAGCATTTATGACAGATTTGAAATCTAGCTTTAAAGCGGCAACGGATGCGCTAATTGCAAAAGGGGTGGCTGAGCTTGGCAAAATATCAATTTCTGGTCATGGAGCGGGTGCTACACTTGCCTCACTTGCATTGGCAAATACGGATTACTTTTCATCAGGCATTTTAAGAAGCGGTCAGTATAATGTGACTATGTCCAGCAAGGGGTATTTAGATAGTGATAAGGCTTATTGGCAAAATGCACCTCTATTTAGCGGTGTGTCAGCCTTTAATTCTGTAGATAAAATTAATGTACCAGTTTTGATTATCCATGGTAAAGATGATGATAAGGCGAAAACACTTCAATCAGAGCTCTTATATCAAACCTTATTGAGTTTAGATAAAGAAGCACGCTTAGTATTACTTCCAAATGAATCACATGAGTATCAATCCGTAGAGACTATTTTACATGTGTTATGGGAGCAAGAGCAGTGGCTTGAGAAGTGGGTCTTGCCAAAGCCAGAAGGTTATCTTTTAAATAGTGCTAATTTCCAACAGCACTAA
- a CDS encoding EamA family transporter has product MANRDLLFAVACLLCAMITIQSGASIAKQLFPHVGPEGTTAYRLGFSALILCLIFRPWRHMPKKWGPIVVYGLCLGGMNITFYYAIERIPLGIGVALEFTGPLAVALFSSKRKRDYLWVIFAIAGIVLLLPDMSTQEGLDPVGVILALVAGGFWAGYILFGKKTGNQGSGGATVAIGMTVSALVLVPYGAASQGSALLNWELIPLGIMIGILSSALPYSLEMVALRNMPAQGFSIMMSLEPAVAAIAGLIILGELLTVWQWFAVFMIIIASVGSSLGSKEKH; this is encoded by the coding sequence ATGGCAAATAGAGATTTGCTTTTCGCGGTGGCTTGCTTACTGTGTGCAATGATCACCATTCAATCAGGTGCATCTATTGCCAAACAACTCTTTCCACATGTCGGGCCAGAAGGTACAACTGCATATAGACTTGGTTTCTCAGCCCTGATTTTGTGTCTTATTTTTAGACCATGGCGACACATGCCTAAAAAATGGGGGCCAATAGTCGTCTACGGCCTTTGTTTAGGCGGTATGAATATCACTTTTTATTACGCTATTGAGCGTATACCGCTTGGGATAGGTGTTGCTCTTGAATTTACCGGCCCACTTGCGGTTGCTTTATTCTCATCAAAACGAAAACGTGACTATTTATGGGTTATCTTTGCTATCGCTGGCATTGTATTACTTCTCCCTGATATGAGTACACAAGAAGGCCTCGATCCCGTAGGTGTAATACTTGCACTAGTCGCAGGTGGATTTTGGGCTGGTTATATTTTATTTGGTAAAAAGACGGGAAATCAAGGTTCTGGAGGGGCTACCGTTGCAATTGGTATGACCGTTTCTGCTTTGGTATTAGTTCCATACGGTGCGGCTTCTCAAGGTAGTGCATTATTGAATTGGGAGCTTATTCCTCTTGGTATTATGATAGGTATTTTATCAAGTGCGCTGCCATATAGTTTAGAGATGGTTGCGCTTAGAAATATGCCAGCACAGGGGTTCAGCATCATGATGAGTTTAGAACCTGCGGTTGCTGCTATAGCCGGACTTATCATCTTAGGTGAACTTCTAACAGTTTGGCAGTGGTTCGCTGTTTTTATGATTATTATTGCCTCTGTGGGCAGTTCATTGGGTAGTAAAGAAAAGCACTAA
- a CDS encoding class I SAM-dependent methyltransferase: MKLNKQWRILTVGDGDLSFSHALSLQFPHSQLTASVYDSENVLLNKYKDNSYNSLKENQVKVLTEFDVTEPSSWQRVASHSIDVVIFQFPLIPAFSDFDDFKQQKLSVNTLNRRLLRLFIHFAHQNVLDPNGPMLCIITSKDVKPYCEWDIESSLTQDLDINYLGQSVFNINDFPGYKIRNVDRDKHVKDTSGISYVWSAKTTSDELPHLSRPHYLSDNHCRFCRAGPFLTDKDKLAHTNSKKHKNMKKHHDDWMEYLKSETLS, translated from the coding sequence ATGAAATTAAATAAACAGTGGCGTATTTTGACCGTTGGTGACGGTGATCTTAGTTTTTCCCACGCGCTCTCTTTACAATTTCCTCACTCGCAGCTCACTGCCAGCGTATATGATTCAGAAAACGTGTTACTCAATAAGTACAAAGATAACTCATACAATTCATTAAAAGAAAATCAAGTAAAGGTCTTAACTGAATTTGATGTCACTGAGCCTAGCTCTTGGCAAAGAGTTGCTAGCCATAGTATCGATGTAGTGATATTCCAATTTCCTTTAATACCCGCTTTTTCAGACTTTGATGACTTTAAGCAGCAAAAATTATCGGTGAATACTTTAAACAGGCGTTTATTAAGGTTATTTATACACTTTGCTCATCAAAATGTGCTTGACCCTAATGGCCCGATGTTATGCATTATTACCTCAAAAGATGTTAAGCCTTATTGTGAGTGGGATATAGAATCTTCACTCACACAAGATTTAGATATCAACTATCTCGGACAAAGTGTATTCAATATCAATGACTTTCCTGGTTATAAGATCAGGAATGTTGATAGAGATAAACATGTCAAAGACACCAGTGGGATCAGTTACGTTTGGTCAGCAAAAACAACATCAGATGAATTACCTCACCTGAGTCGGCCGCATTATCTTTCAGACAACCATTGCAGATTCTGTCGCGCTGGTCCTTTTCTTACTGACAAAGATAAGCTCGCGCATACAAATTCTAAAAAGCATAAAAATATGAAAAAGCACCATGACGATTGGATGGAATATTTAAAAAGCGAGACTTTGTCATAA